The following nucleotide sequence is from Cinclus cinclus chromosome 23, bCinCin1.1, whole genome shotgun sequence.
CTTCATTCAGCACCCAAagaaaccatttaaaaaaaattaagcagatGTTCCATGTTGTTTTTCCTGAATTAAAGGACACCTTTAGAATAAGAGATGAGAATTATACAACAGATATTGAACATTTTGTGACCTTTGTCCCCTCTCCCTGGTCTCAGCACAAAATACAACACATGGTGAAATATCCTTCAGCATTCTGGATTTATGGAGAGGCTCgtgaacaatttattttttaaaaaagcttagCATGAGGCTGGGGTAATAATAGTCTGCAAAATTATTCCCTTGCACCAAAAAGTGATTAATAAAAGCAGCTCTTACAGGATAAAGTTGGCTCAGATTTGTACTTTTGAGCACTTTTGTTTTGCTGCCCCAGCAaagattttggggaaattcctgGATTATTCCAAAGGGATTCCCATAAGCATGGACTTCTAGGAAATAATGAGAATCTGCATCTCTGATTTTTACACCAATGCTGATTCTGAAAGTCAGCTTTAGGTTATTTGGGTGTTAAGTAGGGGCCAAACAAATAATTCAGGTGTTAAATCTGATCCATtttcacagatttaaaaaaaaaatctattgaaaCTGTAACAAGCTCAAGTGAATATTTTGATAAATATTATCTCTAGAAGTCAAGAATTGGTGAAATAACTCTCTCAATACACCACAGggttataaataataaatattcccATGACCACCACATATTCCACAGAGTTCAACGTTTCTTTAAAAGATTTGCCAGCTCTTTGCTAACGAACAAAGGGAGTAGAGGAACAcatgaattttgttttcttttgtttgtttaaatattgCTTCCAATACGTAACAAACAGGAGGTTTGGGTATCATCACCCCCCAGACAAACAGCCACACTTCCACCAAAATTTACTTTACAAGATGATTCAGTGGATAATAATTCTTCACTCAGCTGGAAAACAATACAGCTGGATCCATAGTGCTGCTACTGTTTGtacattcatttttaatgctcaggaaaatatatatttttattttattaagtttTGCtgcaaaacaaggaaacaaaaattaaatccctttttttttccctccccctcaTATCTTAATTattactatttattttctttactctttGATTGGAGTATTTAACACCTGCCTTTGGCATTATGGATAGAAAGCTCAGGAGTCTCTGAACACACGgctctgccaaaaaaaaaaaaaaaaaaaaaaaagaaaatggaagaagaagaagagtgTCACTTAGAGGTCAGAAATATTTGTTGTAACAGATTTTCTCCAATCAGTGTTCACTACTTTTTCTCTAAGGCACACGCTCTGTCTTTAGGACCTCCTGGCATCCAGGTTTGCTGCTGTTGAGCCCCAAAGGTTCAGAGGGGGCTGTTTGGGGACatcacctccctgtccctgacaTCTGGCAGAGCTGATCCCCGGGATCTCCTCGGGAACTGAGTCCTGGATGCCTCTGGAACAGCCCAGGGAAtctgttctgctgctctgcaggtgtGGTCGGTTCAGCGGTGGATGAGCAGCACAGGTGAGGGAGGTGCGGTCCCTTCCCTGGGACACCCCCAGAGgggtctcctcctcctcttcctcatccccCTGGCACATCCCTTCTGTGCTCCCCCTCCTTTTTCCAAGGATTCAAATGCCTCCAGGGAGGGGAagcacagcagggatggggtcGGGCAGGGAGTGAAGCATCCTCAGATAAAGATGGGGATCTTCTCAGGGGGTGAAGAATCCTCACAGGAAGATGGGGATCCTCTCGGGGGGTGAAGAATCTTCACACGAAGATGGGGATCCTCTCGGGGGCTGAAGAATCTTCACACGAAGATGGGGATCCTCTCGGGGGCTGAAGAATCTTCACACGAAGATGGGGATCTTCTCAGGGGGTGAAGAATCCTCAAAGATGGGGATCCTCTCGGGGGGTGAAGCAGCCCCAGATGAAGATGGGGATCCTCTCGGGGGGTGAAGAATCCTCACACAGAGATGGGGATCCTCTCGGGGGGTGAAGAATCCTCACACAAAGATGGGGATCCTCTCGGGGGGTGCAGCAGCCCCAGATGAAGATGGGGATCCTCTCGGGGGGTGAAGCAGCCCCAGATGAAGATGGGGATCCTCTCGGGGGGTGAAGCAGCCCCAGATGAAGATGGGGATCCTCTCGGGGGGTGAAGAATCCTCACACAAAGATGGGGATCCTCTCGGGGGGTGAAGCAGCCCCAGATGAAGATGGGGATCCTCTCGGGGGGTGAAGCAGCCCCAGATGAAGATGGGGATCCTCTCGGGGGGTGAAGCAGCCCCAGACGAAGATGGGGAACCTCTTGGGGAGTAAAGCATCCTCACACAAAGATGGGGATCCTCTCGCGGATGGCCTGGCGGCAGATGGGGCACACGGTGAGGGCCGTGCTGCAGTCTGGGCACGAGCCATGCCCGCACTGGAACACCAGCTTGATCTGGTCGTCGATGCAGATGGGGCAGGTGATCCTCTCCTCCATCTGCCGGTAGcggctctgcagctcctccatcAGCTTCCTCTGCTCCGTGCACTcggagctggggctgcactCCACCTCCGTGCTGtctgtgggcagagctgggggtcaGCCACAGCACCTCACTCGCACTGCACTCTCTGCACTCAAATCAAAATCCTGGGGGTGACGCTTTCTTTACAGATTTCCCTCTGCTTACTTGCTCGgtggtttgtgtgtgtttggggtttttgtttgtttgcttgtttgtttgtttaattaaatCCTGTCTGAGATTCCTGCCTTGGTGCTCTGGAATACGCTGCTCCCTTCAAGTGAAAATATTCAAAGTTGGTTGTGATATTCTACCTCGCTAATCCGGGAATCCTTACAGGGCATTGTGCTCTCTCAACCTCCTGCTGACACTTGGGACTCCAATTTCTGGCTAAGAAATGTCTAAGACATTTGTGTGGGTCTTTCAGGGCACACATGGTCACACAAGAAGAAACCATATGAATCAGTTGGGTTGATTTTTACACAAATGAAGCTACATAAATAAGAGTCATTTGGTTGACTCTGTGAGATGAAagaatcccaaatcctggatAACTGGAGTTTGGGTAAATGTTCTCAATGCAGCTCTCACTGCTCATCTTCTGCTCCTGAATCACTGATTAAGCAGCTTTACACTTCACTACAGATGTCCCTTTCCTCAGTATTCTGGAATTAGCTGCACATCAATGCAAGAAGTGATTTCAAATCCTGTCCTTGGGGACAGGGAGTTTGTCAAAGGCAAGCACTGAAGACATCACTGCCAGGGAAATCCTGCTGGTATTTCAGAGAACTTGATGCTCCTCCTCCACTGGCAATTTGCCTGCAAATGTCCTACTTGGAATTCCCATCATTATTTTGCTGCCAGTCTGCAGCAAAGACAAATGCTCCTGTCCACTTGTCAGGTCAAAAGTGATATTTTTGGCACAATGGAGTTCCAAAGAGGAGTTCTGGCTCTGCCAGCTGTGCATGTCCAACACCATGGGACTGATTCCTGCTTTTTTGCCAGGCATCAAGTCACAAGGTTTGAGCCTGACTCCATAAAAAGCCCAGAATGCTCAGTCATGAGCAGCAGGACATGCAATTAAATCCTGACGCGCCCTGAGAGTGATCTCAGCCCTCATAACCACTCTGGAAAAGGCTTCAGTGGCAGTTTGCATCAATCCCATGGCAAAAGCaaaccctgctgctgccttgctgACATCACAGCTCATCCTGGGAAACGTGGACAGGAGACAAATCTGTCTGAAACTGGGCTGAAGAGCTTTATTGAAATACTCCTGCTCTGAGATTTCTGGATAGCTGGGTCatgccagccctgcacagacactgATTTCGCAGCCGAGGGAGAAGCAAGGTTTGCACAAGATTTAATTTTCCCTCCCTCGTGAATTTTCACTGTTAAACCAGACTGGTGTTTGCTTCCAATATATAAAATAAGCCAGGTCCAAGTAAAATGCCCTTAAATGTCCTGTCCTGTCTATGCAGCCTGAGCTTGGCCTAAGACACCTAAGAAAATCTAAtaaaatctacttttttttctctctctaaagGTGGATAATGCAACaggcacgcacacacacacaaagccaaaataaacaaactctcttatttcactgaaaatcaCTGATGCCCCTCAAACCATCCCTGTGCACGACCCTCCCCACAACCCTGATCAGCAGGAAGAGCCAGGACATAccttgtttcagttttttggTTATTGTCACTTGACATTTGATGCACTTCTTCATCCTCCTGGAGCATTCTGCCATGGTGACACAAGGAGAGATGACAATGAAACCCAAAACAGACTCAAGAACATCAACCTGAGGTCACCCTGGGTGATTAAGGGATTGTTCCTGTATGGAATGAGGTCACTACCTGCTTCCTGAGCTGTGCCCTACTCTCTTGTTTAATCTTTCCCAGGCCAGCAGCAAACACAACACCTTTAAaacctccctgctctgtgcccctgcagctgctgcagctctgggggaagAGGatgaagccctggcacagagttCTGACCAAACTCCCTGTGGTCACACTGTGCCTTGTGAGATGAACTTGCTGACAAGTCTGAGCAGGCTGCCCTTAAATCAGCTGAAATCCTGAAAGAATGAGGAGTTATGAAAGCCAGAGGAGAGGGAAATCCTTCTCAGGAGGTTTCTGGGGGATAAAGCACTGACAGCCAGAACTGGCTTTTCCTCTGAATTACCCAGGCATCTCTTAGCCCAAGCAAAGCTGCCTGGAGTCCCAAGCAGCAGGTGGGCAGAAcattctgtgtttttcagaaataacttTGGCTGTCTGAGATGCTGAAATCATGCTGGGATTGCTTCAGGACACAAACAGCACAAAAGCTCTGTGTCTTAAGCAGGGCTGGATTTCTGACCGGGCAAAGAGGGAGGCTTGGGTAGGagaatggagaagaaaaacatttaaaaaagggaaaagaaatcagcGTGGACTCACCTTCACACACAATACTGTGCTGGCATGGGAAGAAATGGATGAGCAAggccagctctgagcagaccAGGCACTCTGTGGGCACTGCCACGCTGCAGACACTGAGGTTGGTCATGGTGTTGGGCGTGGTGTGCACACGGCGAAGGCTGCAGGTGATGGTTGAGCTTTCAGAAGAAACCTGCTGTTCCCTGCAACCAGGAGCCAGCAGGAAATGTGAGCCACAAGCTCCTTCAGCAGTGAGAACACTGAATTATCCCTGGGAAACAACCCACAGGgagagacagcagcacaggctcagGTATATAAACCTGGGaaccttccctgccctgctgcgACAAGCTCAGCTGGGATCCTGACCAGTTGTGTCCAAAAAGAAAGGACAAGTGCAGGGATCTCTAATAATTACACAAGTTGAAACTGCTCCTTTGGAGGTAACACTAACAGCACAATCATCTGCTGAAAGCAATAATGAGAAATGTCAGCCTGacagaaatgacattttttaaagcaaaaaacctCAGTCCAACACACAGTGCACTGACAGAGTTCCTGTAGATGATGTTCAAGGGACATTTTTCCCTGTTATTTGCAGTGGCCAAtgacagcactgctgggtgGTTCCTCCTCCAGCAGGAACAGCACCTAGCCAGTGCCCTCAGATCAAACAGAATTCTGCTTTCATGTTTGCAAAGTCCAAAGGCAAACAAATGTTACTCAGAACACGAGATAAAGCCAGCTTTGACTTGCTCTACTCTCCCCTTGGCATTTTCTCAGCTATTTCTCTTATCAGCTTCAAAATAAGTGTTTATCTAGCCCTGGAATAAATCCTGTAGGTTTTGGTGCCCACTTTTTTGTTGCATTCTCTTCAAATATCTGTCAATGAGGAGTCAAATGAAAGTAAAACAGAACCCAGGATTActctgcaaagctgctcttgGCCTCAGTGGCCTCAGAGGCTCCTCTGATTGCCAAGGGGCCGAGTTTGCACAGAGCCTCATTAATCTGCTCTTCCCAACCCTTCCGAAGTCAGCACACACCCTCACATCACCCCTCCAGAAACTCGGGGCAGCTCCAGAACAAACAGGACATGCTCAGGGTGACATCCAGAGGGTCTCAGAGATTCTCCATCCCTCCTGAGACACCAGGGCTGGGGAAAACTCTGGTTTGTAAGGGCTTCCTGAGGCTCATTACCTGAATTTCTGTGAGAAGTCTTTGATGATCTGGACAATCCTTCCATCTGTAATGAGGTCCAAAGGAGACTTTCCTCGATGATTTGCATAATTAATATCTGCTCCCTCTTGTGCTAAGTAGCAGGCAATGGCAGTCCCAACATTCAGCTCCACATTTCCCAGGAAGCCAGAAGCCTGCAGCTAAAAGAAATTGAGAAACACACTCTGTCAACAGAAGCAGCTTCTGATCCTCTGCTCTGATTTGTATCAAAATCTACATAAAATCTTAAACCTTGTCCTTAAAACTTAGAAGTGTAACTTTTTGAAAGCACACAAAGGTTCCTTTTGCCTTTATGTAAATAATGGGTTCCAATCTGACATTCCAGGGCCAAGAGTGCCTCAGACTGATCCTACCTGGTGATAATCCCTACAGATCAGAGAAATGGGTATTCACTTCTCCAGGGAGTGAAAAGGAAGAAGCTGAAGGtcccacagagcagctgctgcaggggccCTAAGTAACAGCTATTTAAAGAGCCAAATTTTGATGTGCATGATTCCAAATAATTGAAGTCAAGTCACATATTCCACTGACTCAAACGACCAGAGTGTGTCAGTCAGGGCAAGTAAAATTAGATGTGAAGGAATCTACAGCATTTAGAGATGATGTTACTGTAAATAATATTGGGAATGACATGCACAGGTCCCTCTTTAAGGCTTCCAAGACTTTGGCCCTGCACTTGAGCCACCATCTCCTGGTGGTTTGGTATGGAGCAGGATGGAAGAGCAGTGCACTGGGCTTTTCCAAGCACCAACACCTAAAAAGGAGGAATGGGTGGTTTCACTAATTCTGatcatttcaaattaaataattttttaaatctatGCTGGATTTTCCAGTGAATTAAATTATCCCTGCACTTTTGGCCTATCCTGCAGTGATTTCTAGATCTTTATATCCATGGctacagagcagcacagagaaatcCAGTTCAGGCTTTGTAAcagcttctcccttctccctcaggctgctccatctcccctctccccctgctgCACATCTGCAGATAACTGGGGTGTCTGTGGTCAGCTCTCCTCATATTTTCCATGCCATCAGACAGAAATGAATTGCTGTGGTTCTGGGGCATGAATTAAACCCAGGAGTCTCTTGGCTCTGGATTCATGACCTTTCCCATGTCAGGAAAGAAGTGCACAATGCTCATAAAAATATCAGAGACAGCTCAGAATTGTTGTCTGACTATGTCAAGCTTCATGCTATAAATTCAGGAGGATCTATTCCTGCTTTCCCACAAGCAAGGCTGGTTTCCATGCTCCCCATCTGGACTGCATGAAGGAACTGGAGGGGAACTCAGAGCTCCCCTGCCTTCCTTCACCCCTTTAGACCCCACAAACTGCTGATGCTGTAACACAGAGCATCTTCCTGCTGGAATTCTGCTGACCTTGGAAAGGAGGGCTGCTCCCATCTCCCCCTCCCGCTTCTCCATGGCCAGGGCCATGAGCTGCTGGCGCTCCAGGGCGATGTGCATGGCCGTgtccccatcctcatcctcagcaTTGACATCACTGCCCTGGCTCACCAGCAGCTGCACCATCCCCACGTGGCCCTGGATCACAGCCAGGTGCAGCGGGCTCTGGTTCCGGTTGTTTTTCAGGTTCACGTCGCAGCGgccctggaaaagcaggaattgcATCACAGGGACTTGTGGCTGCTGAGCTTGGCTGGAGAACTGAGAGTGTGGGGCCTAGGAGCTCCCAAATCCCACTTTATCTTCACTGAACATTCCAGTTCCAACCCATTTTGGTCTTAgctgatgccttgggttttagcttttatatttttcagaatctctgctgcttagtgtgtaactcCAAAACTTCGTATTAGGTGTTAGGAATTCTCTTTGCAGGGTaattagacaaaacaatcccttcctaGATAGAAAATCAAGGACAAGTAGTACCCAAAAAGCACCAACAACAGCCAGGGAAAGGAGCAAGCCAGGGGCTGAGActtcacagcctggggctgtggttggataattgaccccagtatgtagatgaaccaaaacttatagAAGTGCAAAAACTCGTGACTGGGATCCagcttggatttgatttgggtgtagccctggccaggttcttgcactgcccaagatGTATCCTtccaataaatacctattttaccCTTTTACTttgtctagtctctgttccaggtcaaGACATCCTTATCTCCTCCCTGCCAGTGCCACAGGAAAATCCCCTAGGAATGTCAATCCCTGTTTTTCAGCCTGGCAAACAATGCCAGCTCttcagagggacagggacacccctgTAGGTCCCAGTGTTAACTCAGTAGCAACTGGGAAATGTGGGGCTTAGGAGTGGTACAGGTTTTACTGATGGTGGTTTTGAGTTATTACCTCTTTGATGAGAATTTCAGCCACTTCCATGTGGTTGTTGAGAGCAGCAAGGTGCAGGGCAGTGAATCCATCTTCTTTTTTGGAGTCCACCAGCTGCCGAGCCCTGGCCAGAATCTTCTTTATGGCTCTACAGAGTTGGACAGGTTATGAGAGATGGAAGAATTAAGTTCTGCCTCTCCTGCTCAGGAGTTATTAATGTCCATATTTTATCAGATGGTGCTGACACCAGCAGTGAAGAGCACTCCCTCAAACTCACAAACTGAATTACAAGAATACAACAAAAGCCCTCAGTTATCATTTAGTAAAGTAGGGAAAAGTCACATTGCTTTGAAAATAATGAGCGTATTTATCTTTGGAAGAGTTCCAGAGGCTCCCAATCTTTACTAACACCTTCTCCTGTCCTAGCATGTGTGAACCCAAAGATCTGACACTGTCCAGAAACAGAGAGATTTCCTAGCCTAGGGAAGCATGAGAAAGATGGGATGAGGCAAGCAGGCAGGAGTTTCCTGTGAAGGCCTGAAGGAGGCCAACAGCCCTATCCAGCCATATCCAATCCCAAAAATGTTTAGCCAACTACCCAGAACCACACCTGCCACCTTCTTTGACAGCCAGCACAAATTAACACCTGCTAAAgacataaaaatggaaaaaaaaaaaaaaaggacacttACAGTTTGTTGCCTTTCAGGGCAGAATAGTGGAGCAGGTTGAAGCCTTGACAGTTCTGGACAGTGAAATCTATGTTGGGAACTTCAGTGAGAATCTCAATCACGACTTTGTAGTCCAGAGTGATAGCATAATGCAGGGGGGTGTCTCCCTGGGAATCCTACACATGGAGATCAAAGCAAACACAGGTTACCAACCTCAGAAACACCAAGGAAACCCCCTGTGAGCTTTGAGGGACTGACCCAGCATACAAACAAACCCTAAAAATGTGCTGGGTCCAGGTCACCATCACTGCCTGccttaaaaatctttaaaattgtGTCGCTGGGAACAGGAGTGTGGCCACAACACACAAGAacagctcagctctccctggaagCCTGAGTCCAGCAGAGAATGCTCATGTGATGGAGAAGGGACAGACTCAAACCTGGAATTTCAGGGTACTGAAATTCAGGAATATTTCCCAGTGCATTTTCACAGGACGACTTTTGAATTCTACAAAGCCACAAACAGTGTGAGACATAAAGAAGCACCTCCTcaccacagggaaaaaaaaaaccctcaaaaaaatcctcaaacacctccctgccccaaatccctgcagtCACAAACTTACTGGGAGGTTGACATCACAGTTGAGCTCACAGAGGGCCCTCACCACTTCTGTAAACCCTTGGCTGACAGCAATGTACAGGGCTGTGCACTTGGCATTGTTCAGCAGGTCTGCACTGGCTCCTTTAGCCAGCAGCACACGGGCAACTTCAGCCTGGTTTCTGGTTTAAAGCAAGGACAAAAGCAGATTAGAATTTCCTGTGAGCACTGGATTGACTCTTTCTCTTTGCAAAGCAACAGAAGTGAGGTCTTGTATCCTCTCAGCCCCACCCCACTTCTTCTCAGtgttaaaaaaacctcacacatctgtgctctctgctctaAATCAACAGGAATTCCCAGTCTTAATGATGAATTCTTCCCTGGTAACTGATGATACAATTCAAAATCTCATCCTGCTCtggaaaaaacacacaaacttagagaaaccaaccaaccaaaatgATCTCAATCCACTAAATCACCTCCCTCATCCCCCTGAAAAAAATTTTCATCACTACAACCTCCttaacaaattttttttctgattctcctGAAAATTCCTAGCATGGAAACTGAACTAGCTGGGAAGAATAAGAAACCCTTGTGCTAAGAAATCCTGTGTTAGATAGAAACCCTTTTGGAAAGAAGGATGCTGCTGTAGAAGAAATGCTCAGTGTAGGCTGAAGCTCAAATTGCCAACATAAAAACCAGAGAAAAGCTTTCACCAGCCACACAAGCTGAGTATCCATTTGGATGTAGGACAGAAGTTTTCCATcagggatggcaggaggggAGGTGTCCTGACacatgggctggagctgcactcACTTTACCACTATGGCCCCACAATGAGAGTGGGTCATACCCCAGGAACAGGAGACCTGAGATGTGGCTAGAGCAATTTCTGTATGGCCATTTTTGGCTGTCAGTCTGTgctctgaggaggaggaaggggttTTTTGCATAGGataaaaaaggattttattGCTCCAGAGAATTTGGGGACAAAAGACAGAGAATGTCAGTGTGCAAGAGGTGAAATATGGTGGAGGTTCAAGGGGAGGGTACAAATCATCAGCAAATCAGAGAAATTCTGGGGAGGGATAAAAGACAGGGTTCACAAAAGCACTGTCCAAtgagggaggtgggggggggaaattgggTGACACGAGAGTCCAGTTTTAGGAGATTTCCAAAGGGAAATTCCAAGCAGGGAGTTGGCACAAGTTAGGATTGACAGGGAATTCAGGGTAGATTGACAAAGTGGGTGGGAAGGTATAATTAGACCAAACCATCAACTTGGTCAATAACAGAacataaaattaacaaaaaacaCACTGCAACAGTGTCCTACCCAAAGGCTGCGTAGTGCAGCGCCGTGTCCCCCTCGTCATCCCGCAGGTCAACGTTGGCATGAGCCTGCAGCAGCGTCTTCACCACCTCCAGGTGCCCCTGGTAAGAGGCAATTTGCAGGGCAGTCCTGCCCTGGTTCTTGGCATCCACCTTTGGGAAGGGCAGAGACACAGAAAATCAGGGATGACCTCGTGCTGTGCCCGGAGCATGGTGGGAACAGCCCAGGAATCAATCCCACAAAGTCCGTGCCCTGCTGGCTCCTCtccctggccagcagctccctgctgacCTTGTCCCAGAGCATTTGGGAAGGGGACAGCACATTTAGTCAAGAGGGGAGAAGTGAGAGAACAGAGCTGGAAGCTCTGTAATTGCAGAGCCCTGCTGCCAAATCGCTCGGTGCCTTCGAGCACAACACCCTTTGATATCTCTGCCAACAATTCCCTTCCCGAGAGGAAAATGTGTGAGGAAATCAAATTAGCTTTGCATAAGGCTCTGGAAGTGCCaagtccctgctgtgctgtgctgctgcaggtacTTCAGTGGGTGCAGTGGCTGCAGGGGAGATCTCAGGGCTCAAGTGCTGCAGTGAGAGTTTTGCAGAATTAAAGGcactgaagaaaacaagaggaaaaaaaaaggcaaagcagcTACTGAAACCGGTGGGAGGCTaaggaggggagaaggaggCACAAAACCTCAGCAGACTGGCAAGGAGAACAAGTTAATAAGCAAGGTTTTTCTCCCTTGCAGCTGATTTTATGCAGCAGTCAGAGCACAGGAGAGGCAGCACTTCCCTGGACAAGCTCAAAATCATGAGCAAGTCCTTTGGGCAAAGAGGAATTGGAGGTCATTGCTGTTCTTCCATTTACACGAGGCAGACAGTGCTGATAAGCTGGAAAAACCCTGCCAAGAAATTCCAACTTGCTCTGAATGAGCCTCAAATCCAGCCTGGTCTCTCTATAAGACTCTAATAGAAATAGcttatttattaatataaatattaagaGTAGAAATAGAAGCCTAATAAAAATAACTGATCATATAATTGATTCCTAACTCTTGGGACTTTCCTATCTGGGATCAATCTGAGAATTGTAGGTATTTGTGTCTCCTTCCCAGAAGGCCCATTAAGTTTATAAATAAAGAAGTATAATAAATACCAGACAAATAACCACTAAATCAGCTTCACAGGGGTTCCTTCAGAGCAGATCTTGGGTCACAGCCCCAACAAAACCTCTTTTGATACCCATGATTTCCAAGGACACACTACTGAAAGACTTCACTACTGAAAGACTTTggtggttctttttttttttttttctcctgttcctAAAGCCTGAGCCCCTCCCTGAAGGAGGTTTCAGGAGATGTGATCCTGACAGTTTGGCAGTTTCTGCAAGCACAGAAATTGTCCAGCAACGAGTCCAGCCCAGTTCCCTGCTCCAGTCAGACATGAGATAAGACACTGCACATATCTGGGCAGCTTTTCTCCCTCCTGATTCCAACAATGTGATTTTACAAGGTCCTCTAAGGACAGGCACAGCCAGACACAGCCCCTGCCTTTCTTTTCCAGCAGATCCTCTGATATCTGCTCCTGTTTTCCTATAGAAAaatccctctctccccctcatTCTACAGTTGCAGTGGCCACAAAGGAAGTCTGGGAAAAGCCAACTTGGGAAATGGGCTGTAGGGATTTTAGTTCAGACTTACCGCCACAAACTAGAAGTGTACAATATGCACGTTTAGCTTGTGAATTTAATCCTAAATTGCAGCAAAATAATATTCCAACTGCTAGGAGATATCACTAAGCCTGACAAATCTATTGGtttttttcacatcttttcctctgcttgaCTACAAAATTTTATGACAGCA
It contains:
- the MIB2 gene encoding LOW QUALITY PROTEIN: E3 ubiquitin-protein ligase MIB2 (The sequence of the model RefSeq protein was modified relative to this genomic sequence to represent the inferred CDS: substituted 2 bases at 2 genomic stop codons), with protein sequence MELDPHASMQVGMRVVRGVDWKWGSQDSGEGNVGTVVEIGRTGSPTTPDKTVVVQWDQGNRTNYRTGFQGAYDLLLYDNAQIGVRHPNIICDCCKKHGIRGMRWKCKMCFDYDLCTQCYMNNKHDLSHSFERYETAHSQPVLVSPRQNLTRITLKGTFQGAKVVRGPDWEWGNQDGGEGKTGRVVDIRGWDVETGRSVASVTWADGTTNVYRVGHKGKVDLKCTVEASGGFYYKEHLPKLGKPAELQRKESTDRHPFQHGDKVKCLLDIDILREMQEGHGGWNPKMAEFIGQTGTVHRITDRGDVRVQFNSETRWTFHPGALTKLNTFWVGDVVRVIDDMETVKRFQPGHGEWTDEMAPTLGHIGKVIKVYGDGDLRVSVGGQSWTFNPACLTAYQREEEANLMTTESAKEPKSTLVTVLEKLLSQRTESEHAGCLVICAALNNAAKVRELLQKYPDKVDAKNQGRTALQIASYQGHLEVVKTLLQAHANVDLRDDEGDTALHYAAFGNQAEVARVLLAKGASADLLNNAKCTALYIAVSQGFTEVVRALCELNCDVNLPDSQGDTPLHYAITLDYKVVIEILTEVPNIDFTVQNCQGFNLLHYSALKGNKLAIKKILARARQLVDSKKEDGFTALHLAALNNHMEVAEILIKEGRCDVNLKNNRNQSPLHLAVIQGHVGMVQLLVSQGSDVNAEDEDGDTAMHIALERQQLMALAMEKREGEMGAALLSKLQASGFLGNVELNVGTAIACYLAQEGADINYANHRGKSPLDLITDGRIVQIIKDFSQKFRXXASGSPYKPDLRRVHTTPNTMTNLSVCSVAVPTECLVCSELALLIHFFPCQHSIVCEECSRRMKKCIKCQVTITKKLKQDSTEVECSPSSECTEQRKLMEELQSRYRQMEERITCPICIDDQIKLVFQCGHGSCPDCSTALTVCPICRQAIRERIPIFV